A section of the Triticum dicoccoides isolate Atlit2015 ecotype Zavitan chromosome 7A, WEW_v2.0, whole genome shotgun sequence genome encodes:
- the LOC119330506 gene encoding uncharacterized protein LOC119330506 has product MVRKRKELLSSAPWRTGEAEEDDEASRMSREGKVTVTSNPGETPTMNMPRSKRPDLDLAVDDFEEDEIDPELRCSFQRNSRFLRRVFTVDTLVKPLPPVMAYSVSRNVNFFFKIFTQFWDEEGIANAQRSLGLGSEDSSRRFR; this is encoded by the exons ATGGTGAGGAAGAGGAAGGAGCTGCTGTCGTCGGCGCCATGGCGGAcgggggaggcggaggaggacgacgaggcgtCCAGGATGAGCCGCGAGGGGAAGGTCACCGTCACCAGCAACCCCGGGGAGACGCCCACCATGAACATGCCACGCAGCAAGCGCCCGGACCTCGACCTCGCCGTCGACGACTTCGAGGAGGACGAGATCGACCCCGAGCTGCGCTGCTCCTTCCAGCGCAACAGCAGG TTCCTGCGGAGAGTTTTCACGGTGGACACACTTGTCAAGCCTCTTCCTCCTGTGATGGCATACAGTGTCTCCCGTAATGTGAACTTTTTCTTCAAGATCTTCACGCAGTTCTGGG ATGAAGAAGGAATTGCCAATGCACAGAGATCCCTTGGACTGGGAAGCGAGGATAGCTCCCGGCGGTTTCGCTGA